A genomic window from Montipora capricornis isolate CH-2021 chromosome 8, ASM3666992v2, whole genome shotgun sequence includes:
- the LOC138059025 gene encoding alanine--glyoxylate aminotransferase 2, mitochondrial-like: MFHKLYRLSQTRHCAVTLGLRCGQRSLRACSGPLSQKVSLVDPGLEMPPCDFNPEPYQGIAFEHAKEVRKNFLNPALFTYYKNPVFITKGHMQWLWDNEGKRYLDLFAGIVTVSVGHCHPHVTKAAKKQLDTLWHTTNIYYHPTIHEFAELLASKMPGNLKVCYFVNSGTEANDMAIMMARAHTGNFDIVSLRNGYHGTSAGTLGILAHSTWKLNVPVNFGFYQTMNPDVYQGPWGGAHCRNSVAQTDRPCNCSPGECMASKMYVDQLKDVLVHSTAKKVAGFIAELIQGVGGSVHLPKGFLKGAYELTRERGGVCIADEVQTGFGRLGTHYWGFETEDVVPDIVTMAKGIGNGFPLAAVVTTPEIAKSFAQAVHFNTFGGNPIASAVGKAVLEAIDQDGIQDNAHVVGTYFFEKLLKVKSEFPDVVGDVRGKGLMIGVELVTNKESKTPLPPEKFVPIWEDIKDMGVLVGKGGLYGNVFRIKPPMCITKKDADFGVEVLRTALIRYTQNK, translated from the exons ATGTTTCACAAGCTTTATCGTTTGTCCCAAACCCGTCACTGTGCCGTGACGCTTGGGTTAAGATGTGGCCAGAGGAGTCTTAGAGCCTGTTCAG GGCCCTTATCTCAAAAGGTGTCACTTGTTGATCCTGGACTGGAAATGCCACCATGTGACTTTAACCCTGAACCATATCAG GGAATTGCATTTGAACACGCTAAAGAAGTGAGAAAGAATTTTCTCAACCCTGCATTGTTTACATACTACAAGAACCCTGTATTTATCACAAAG GGTCACATGCAGTGGTTATGGGACAACGAAGGCAAGAGATACCTGGATTTGTTTGCTGGTATCGTAACCGTGAGTGTGGGACATTGTCATCC TCATGTTACAAAAGCTGCCAAGAAACAGTTGGACACTTTGTGGCACACAACAAATATTTACTACCATCCAACCATTCATGAATTTGCTGAGCTTCTTGCATCCAAGATGCCTGGAAACCTTAAG GTCTGTTATTTTGTTAACAGTGGAACTGAAGCCAATGACATGGCTATTATGATGGCAAGAGCACACACTGGAAATTTTGACATTGTTTCTCTCAG AAATGGATATCATGGCACCAGTGCTGGCACGCTAGGAATTCTTGCTCATAGCACATGGAAGCTGAATGTACCAGTGAACTTTGGCTTTTATCAG ACTATGAACCCAGATGTCTACCAAGGCCCTTGGGGAGGAGCCCATTGCAGAAATTCTGTTGCACAG aCAGACAGGCCTTGCAACTGCTCACCTG GTGAATGCATGGCATCTAAGATGTATGTTGATCAACTTAAGGATGTCTTGGTGCACTCTACAGCCAAGAAAGTTGCCGGATTTATTGCTGAACTTATTCAG GGTGTAGGGGGTTCAGTTCATTTACCCAAAGGATTTCTCAAGGGTGCATACGAGCTCACACGGGAGCGAGGTGGAGTGTGCATCGCAGACGAG gtTCAAACAGGGTTCGGTCGTCTTGGTACCCACTACTGGGGTTTtgaaactgaagatgttgttcCTGATATTG TGACCATGGCCAAAGGTATCGGAAATGGATTTCCTTTGGCTGCAGTGGTAACAACACCGG aAATCGCAAAAAGCTTTGCCCAAGCTGTCCACTTCAACACATTCGGAGGGAACCCTATTGCCTCGGCCGTTGGAAAAGCTGTGTTGGAG GCCATTGACCAAGATGGGATTCAGGACAACGCCCATGTTGTTGGGACAtacttttttgaaaaacttcTCAAAGTGAAGAGTGAGTTTCCCGATGTGGTTGGTGACGTCAGAGGCAAAGGGTTGATGATTGGCGTCGAGCTGGTGACTAATAAG GAGTCCAAGACACCTTTACCACCCGAGAAGTTTGTTCCCATTTGGGAGGATATCAAAGACATGGGTGTGCTGGTGGGCAAAGGAGGACTCTACGGAAAC GTATTTCGCATCAAGCCACCCATGTGTATCACTAAGAAGGATGCTGACTTTGGTGTTGAAGTGTTGCGGACAGCTCTGATAAGATACACCCAAAATAAATGA